The sequence CATTACTGCAAACATGTAGACTTTTGCTTGGTTGAAAGAAATAATCATTCCAAGACCTGTTTTCCTTTGCCGTGGTCAGATGGAGGAACTAATTTGAGTTTCATATGTTCATTTCTCATATGCCTCccttaaagtgttttttttctccattaacaggCGTAAACAGCACATATCTGAAGTTGCACATAGCACATCTTTACTATATGCACAAAGCTGCAGACCTACTCCTCACGTTTTTACTTTAGTTGCAGGCTAGCCAAGACCTCATCAATTTGCTCTTTAAAAGCAAGCAATATACATTGACTTTTTCAGTTGCCTACCACTGTAGAAATGAAGGTGGCTGTTCTGCCAGGTATCCTTCTCTCTTCCCACTCCTTGCCCAAGTGCAATTTTGAGACATTTACTTTGCGTATCTCACACAGCTCTGATGTCCTTCAGGATCATAAAACCTGACCTGTAGGCTCTGACACAATGATGCTTTGAAGAGGGCAAAGGAGCTAGGTCAAACTCAAAACAACAGGCAGATCTTATTCAAATAACAGTCTGATGCTTTGGCTGCAGGTTAGGAAGCTGATCCTTACCAGCACTTGTGTTAGATGCTGCGAACTTTGTGAGACGTTGCCTTGGGGCCAGACTGATCCTAACACATCTGCACCAGACCACTGGTTTCCCCTTCAGCAGGGAGCCTCAACATCCACTacaaacagagagaaaatccCATGAGCCCTCCTGAAGGAAGACTTTTGGTGAGTTGGTCAGCAGTGGCCTAGGGGATTGTTTGGAGCTGGAGAAGTGTTATTCCACACTGACAGAAGCAGGACGGTCACCTCTACTAGCAGCACAAACACTGTACTGGGCTTCAAATACACTTCCTACGGTCAGTATACAAGAAGGGGACAGTGGTTTAGACACACATTGGAGGCTCTCTCTACGGCTTGTAGAGCTGCAGTGAGCCTTAAAGCAGTAAGTCAGTATCTTCTGAAGCAGAGTTAACCTACAAGGTGCTGAACCAACTGCATTAGGAAGTTTGTGATGGCAGAAGAGTTCATAAGAATGGCAATGCATTGTgactcctctgcctgctccacaACTATTacttaaaacatgttttcaaaaattaatatACTCTTACTTTTTAAGAGAGTTATTTGGATGGTATGCTAGACTTAGAAAACCACATTTCTTGGATTCTTAGATCCCTGGAAGGAGAGCagtgaagagaaaggagaacaaTGTTGCTTTCTAGTAAGTTTAttagaagttttaaaaacattaaaaaccaGTGGAAAAAGTACAAAGAGATAATCACATACAAATCAGTGCTACTGAGTCCCATCATCCGTAAGTGCACAGAACAGACCAGGAAAAGCAAGTTTCACTGGCTACCAGGTTTTTCTTCAGAAGGAGCAGCACTTTGGACAGTTTTCTTCGGAAGGAGCTCGGAAAGGATATTTGGCATAACCCCTCCTTGAGCAATGGTCACGCAAGAGAAGAGCTTGTTCAGCTCCTCGTCATTTCTCACAGCCAGCTGGATGTGTCGGGGCAGGATCCtggatttcttgttttcccGGGCAGCGTTCCCTGCCAGCTCCAAGATCTCCGCTGTCAGGTACTCCAGCACCGCGGCCAGGTAGATGGCAGAGCCAGGACCAACCCTGTCAGCATAGCCGCCTCTCTTAAGGAGCCTGTAGACACGACCCACGGGAAACTGCAGACCAGCCAGGGCTGATTTAGTTTTCCTTGGTGTAGCTCCAGGTTTGCCAgccactgcatttttctttccacgTCCAGACATCCTGACTGGCACAAAGAGACAGGATTTGAGACCTTTACATTACCCAGGTGCTTGGAAGGGCAAGAAGAGATTACAGCCAAGTGAGTTAAACTTCCTACTCTTCCACATCAAGGAGAAAGCTTGTTCTTTTTGCAAGGGGATGGAGAGCTACCCACCACAGTTCATTAACAGCAGAACTAGGATTTTAACTTTTACTGCCCTTTTATAGCCTGCCTTTTGGTGAGAGGCCTTTTCATAAAACCAAAGTAGTTTGAAAAGCTGTAAAGACTTACTGAAGCAGATATGAAgagctccaaaaaaaaaaaaagtctttttctctGGTACTTAATTTGTATTGGAGATTGGGGCACAATGGTTCTTCTTATACAAGACTTCTTAAACACTAAACTGTTTTCTCAAATTTAACTTGAGGCTAAGCCCCTCTCTTTATCCTAGAGGAGTCTGTATTCCAAGTTCTCCCATTATTCAGATCTTCATTTTAAGTATGAAAAGTGTAAGATTCCTACTACCCATAGCATCTTACACCTGAGGTACTCCAAGAAGAGTTCACACAAGTTCCTAAATTAATTCCCTGAGAGACATTCTCTAGCTGCCCTGAGAATACTGAAGCTGTCCTGCACTAGTAAAAGGAAGAATCAACTTAGACAGAATACTGTTAACAAAAATAGACGTTATAGCCAATTTAGAATGAAGAATAATGAAATTCAGTCCAATTAGAATGGCAAAAATACTAATCTAAACATTATTTAGAATTTGAGTAAGTTTCAGCACAGCTGTTTGTAATATACAAGAACATCCATCACCAGATTAACATAgctttttgtttagtttttatagcaaaaatgtaattatttaagaaaaatcagagtAAGATTACAGAGGAAGGAACCaaaccaaagccaaaaaaaaaaccaaaaaccaacccATAACAAAACCCAAGCAAATCAAGCCATAGATCATTACCTCTATTATCAGACATCCCccccaacaaaaaaaatctcattttctgattattttcattacagctGTACTATAAATACACcccatatttatataaataaccCCAATTTTTTCCACTATATACTGTAGATGAATAATATATCCTGttaccttcaaaaaaaaaaaaaagtatcttatTTTAGCCCAGTCTGTGCCTTGCTACAGCCAACACTCAAAGGCAAACAAGCCACCTATCATTCACCCTAACTCCAGGGAGCAGTGCCTTTTTATTAGCAACATTTTCTCCTCATTAGTGGGTCACCTGGACAATTAATGAGTCATTTCCACCTGTGGCTCACCTTCCTCCTAACCCTAGAtttgagggaaaaggaagaaatacattaCAGACACCCTGAAGTGAATTCTCCGGGGGGATGCAAATCTGTCTCGAAGGGCCAAGCTACAGCTATATTTCAGTCTCTCCGTGACAGTGCCAGCTCTTAGGCACTCTGCCTGGAGTATTTCTGTCCGTACACCTTGTGT comes from Anser cygnoides isolate HZ-2024a breed goose chromosome 1, Taihu_goose_T2T_genome, whole genome shotgun sequence and encodes:
- the LOC106049081 gene encoding histone H2A-like — protein: MSGRGKKNAVAGKPGATPRKTKSALAGLQFPVGRVYRLLKRGGYADRVGPGSAIYLAAVLEYLTAEILELAGNAARENKKSRILPRHIQLAVRNDEELNKLFSCVTIAQGGVMPNILSELLPKKTVQSAAPSEEKPGSQ